The genomic interval CAATCAAATGGTAGGCATGGGTGACGTCCAGAACATTCACGTCGACGTCAAATCCTCGCGATGGACTGTATTGAACTTTTATTTTCCTCTTGAGAATTCTCTCAATCGTCAAAATTATTTCGTTCAAGGATATTCCTTTTCCGGAGCCGACATTCAATACAGGCATCGCATTTTCAAATACTGCAGCGTCTGTATTCATGAATCTGGAAAATGCGTCAATCGCATCGTCTATGTAAAGGTAGTCCCGAACGATATCCCCTTCGCCCCAAATATCGATGGTTTGTTGCTTAACGGCGCGAGCTGCAAATATTGTAGCCGCGCCTTGATTTCCGTTAATATTTTGTCCCGGCCCGTATGGGTTGCTGAGCCGCATAATTCTCGCGTCCACTTGCCATTGCCGGCGGTACACGTCTAAATAAGTTTCGGCGGCGAGCTTCGCAGCGCCGTATGCTCCTAGGGGACTTCGGGAGTGGTCTTCGTCGATCGGTATTCTTGTCGGCGTCCCGTAGACCGCTCCACCCGATGATGCAAAAAGGATCTTGGTGTTCGGTTGTTGCCGTATTGCCTCAAGTAGGCGAACGGTCCCCAGCAAATTAGTTTCGAGGTCACTCAGGGGAGCTTTGTTAGCGGATCCAGGAACGGTCGACCACGCGAGGTGGAAAACTCCGTCACAACCTTCAATCGCGCTCTGCCACTCCGAAACAGATGCAGTGAGCGGGCACGCCACTTCACAATCTCGAATAGGGGCCGCTGAAACTCCGGCCCTAACGATGTGGCCCTCGGCGCGCAGGCGTGCGGACAATGCCGTTCCCAGAAACCCGCGGGCGCCAGTAACGAGATAGGTTTTACGGCGTAGCACTTTTTAGCTTCCGTCGGCCAGATGGTAACTTTGGGTAAGGTTGGCAACATACCACAGATCCTCGATAAGGCGGACGATTTGGTCGCGACCGCCTGCAAGTTGTATTTTGCGAGCGACGAACGGGTCCATTGTTAAAGGAAAGTTTCGCGCTGCGACTGGCGAATATAGCCGGCATGGATCGAAATCAGCAGACGCTTAATCTGTGCGACATCGGCTATCGAACAAAGCGGCCTGGCGCGCGCACTGCCTGTCGATGCCCCAACCGATGCGGCCGATCTTTTCGCCAAAACACGTAACCATGCTTTTTTACTTCAGCACGGGGGCCTTTGAAGATATAAATTACTCACTTAACAGTGGCATGAAGCGGGGAAGCGTTTTTGCGGATAAGGGCGGTCTATACCATACTCAACCCACCAGTTGTTTGCACAAGCTGACCACACGGTTTGCGAACTCTCATAGAACGCCGCAATCTGCAACACCACTTTCGATCAAATCTCTCCTCATTCCGCATAAAGGTCTGAAACAAACCCACGAGACACAAAAAGTATGATGTCAAGCAGTGCATTCTAACGAGCATTTCGTCGAAATCACTCGCATTCAGTGGATGCGCTGTGGGTCACCGAGAAGATTTGCTATGCATTGGATTTACTGCAGACGTTTTGTCGGAGTTCGAGATAACCAGAACGCGATTGCTTACTGATCTCAGGCTTGCAGGATCATTTAAGGACGTACGTCGACTGAGATCATTGGAACGCGCGAGGTTTTATAATTTGAGCAAACAACGCCTTAAGATATACAGGCCGCGTGGCAGACAAATACATGCCCTAGCTGGATCGATGAGAAAGCATATTTGATCAACGGCGCTGGCCGAGCCGATGCTTGAATGTCGGCAAAGACAAATCAATCACTTTTTAACTCGAGGCCAACGATTGACGATAGCTTGTCACAGACCGCCGCAAAACAACAAGACACGACGATGGATGTCCGTCGTTACGCTTCAGCATACCAAGGAGATCTCCCTTCACGCAAAGCGTTTGGGGCAGCTTCGGACGATACAGCGCATCAGTTCGTACGTTTAGTGAGCGTGCTTCTGCCCGTACAGTGGCGCCACGCGCTAATGCGAGCGGCAAGGACGTCGCCTACAACCAACCCGCGTATCAATGAGACCAAATAGGCATTCCGTACCCCTTCTAACTC from Paraburkholderia phytofirmans PsJN carries:
- a CDS encoding NAD-dependent epimerase/dehydratase family protein yields the protein MLRRKTYLVTGARGFLGTALSARLRAEGHIVRAGVSAAPIRDCEVACPLTASVSEWQSAIEGCDGVFHLAWSTVPGSANKAPLSDLETNLLGTVRLLEAIRQQPNTKILFASSGGAVYGTPTRIPIDEDHSRSPLGAYGAAKLAAETYLDVYRRQWQVDARIMRLSNPYGPGQNINGNQGAATIFAARAVKQQTIDIWGEGDIVRDYLYIDDAIDAFSRFMNTDAAVFENAMPVLNVGSGKGISLNEIILTIERILKRKIKVQYSPSRGFDVDVNVLDVTHAYHLIGWRPKIGFAQGMAQCLAYLKESLSVTPQ